In Streptomyces sp. NBC_01707, a genomic segment contains:
- a CDS encoding class I SAM-dependent methyltransferase, which translates to MTDEQERVQPSGVWATAVGVARVRALETERENALFRDPLAQAFATAGGLWPSSAPLPDDEAARRRRLAVSYSIVIRTKFLDDLLQQASASGVRQVVLLGAGMDSRAFRIDWPEGTRLFEVDTAAPLDFKASVLRQERAVARCERITVPVDLREDWPGALAAAGHNPALPTAWIAEGLLIYLPEDAVELLLARISTQSAAGSRMGLTLGSRGVIERFGADAAPGSAASMWVSEMPDDPVGWLAGHGWEADSHTLHERAAAYGRPISTPPQREERPGGLISAVRR; encoded by the coding sequence GTGACTGATGAGCAGGAGCGGGTGCAACCATCGGGAGTGTGGGCCACGGCGGTGGGGGTGGCCAGGGTGCGGGCACTGGAGACCGAGCGGGAGAACGCGCTGTTCCGCGACCCACTGGCACAGGCTTTCGCCACCGCCGGCGGGCTGTGGCCCTCCTCGGCGCCGCTGCCCGATGACGAGGCCGCGCGACGTCGTCGGCTGGCCGTGTCGTACTCCATCGTCATCAGGACGAAGTTCCTCGACGACCTGTTGCAGCAGGCCTCCGCGTCCGGGGTCCGGCAGGTCGTGCTGCTCGGCGCCGGCATGGACAGCCGGGCCTTCCGGATCGACTGGCCCGAGGGCACCCGGCTGTTCGAGGTCGACACCGCCGCGCCACTGGACTTCAAGGCTTCGGTGCTGCGCCAGGAGCGGGCCGTCGCACGCTGCGAGCGGATCACCGTCCCGGTGGATCTGCGTGAGGACTGGCCAGGCGCGCTGGCCGCCGCAGGGCACAACCCGGCCCTGCCGACCGCGTGGATCGCCGAAGGACTACTGATCTATCTGCCCGAGGACGCGGTGGAGCTACTGCTGGCCCGGATCAGCACGCAGTCGGCGGCAGGCAGTCGGATGGGGCTGACATTGGGCTCGCGCGGCGTGATCGAGCGCTTCGGCGCGGACGCCGCGCCGGGATCGGCGGCGTCCATGTGGGTCTCGGAGATGCCCGACGACCCGGTGGGCTGGCTGGCCGGGCACGGCTGGGAGGCCGACAGCCACACCCTGCACGAGCGCGCTGCCGCCTACGGCCGTCCGATCAGCACTCCACCGCAGCGCGAGGAGCGGCCCGGCGGACTGATCTCGGCGGTCCGCCGGTAG